In Campylobacter vulpis, a genomic segment contains:
- the neuC gene encoding UDP-N-acetylglucosamine 2-epimerase, with product MNRKKIALVSATRAEWYLLWNLAKELEKDEEIELLLLVTGAHLSEGFGNTYQEIEKDFNITRKIPILEDNDDRLSLAKSLAVAVSGFAEAFDELEPDAVVILGDRYEMLGVASAALMMHIPIIHLCGGELTLGAMDDSIRHSISKMASLHFVSTKAYKKRLMQLGEEKKRIFNVGSLAGENVKKLKLLSKKELENKLGLSLKNFLLITYHSETLNLKNTKKEVQILLDFLDTLKDITLIFTKANADENGLLINQALKNYCLKNTHKAKLFDNLGALKYLSALKHAKAVVGNSSSGICESGFFKTPCINIGDRQKGRLRGSNIIDCEMKDLKKAFKRLESEEFKEKMKHFKNPFESKKSPSIFIKDVIKNTNLATILQKDFVDRK from the coding sequence ATGAATAGAAAAAAAATAGCCCTTGTGAGTGCGACTAGGGCGGAGTGGTATTTGCTATGGAATTTGGCAAAAGAGCTTGAGAAAGATGAGGAAATAGAGCTTTTGCTTTTGGTAACGGGGGCGCATTTGAGCGAGGGTTTTGGTAATACTTATCAAGAAATCGAAAAAGATTTTAACATCACGCGTAAAATTCCCATTTTAGAGGATAATGACGATAGATTAAGCCTTGCGAAAAGCTTGGCGGTGGCGGTGAGTGGTTTTGCGGAGGCTTTTGATGAATTAGAGCCTGATGCGGTGGTTATTTTAGGGGATAGATATGAAATGTTGGGTGTTGCAAGTGCGGCTTTGATGATGCATATCCCTATTATTCATCTTTGCGGTGGGGAGCTTACTTTAGGCGCGATGGACGACAGCATTAGGCATAGCATTTCTAAAATGGCTAGTCTTCATTTTGTAAGCACCAAAGCTTATAAAAAAAGGCTTATGCAGCTTGGAGAGGAGAAAAAAAGAATTTTTAATGTCGGCTCTTTAGCGGGGGAAAATGTCAAAAAATTAAAGCTTTTAAGCAAAAAAGAGCTTGAAAATAAGCTTGGTTTAAGCCTTAAAAATTTCTTACTCATCACTTATCACAGCGAAACGCTAAATTTGAAAAATACAAAAAAAGAAGTGCAAATTTTACTTGATTTTTTAGATACGCTTAAAGACATTACTCTAATTTTTACTAAGGCAAATGCCGATGAAAACGGACTTTTAATCAATCAAGCCCTAAAGAATTACTGCCTTAAAAACACGCATAAAGCAAAGCTTTTTGATAATCTTGGAGCGCTTAAGTATCTAAGTGCCTTAAAACACGCTAAAGCAGTGGTGGGAAATAGCTCAAGTGGGATTTGTGAAAGTGGCTTTTTTAAAACCCCTTGCATTAATATAGGCGATAGACAAAAAGGCAGGTTAAGAGGCTCTAACATCATAGATTGTGAGATGAAAGATTTAAAAAAGGCTTTTAAAAGGCTTGAAAGTGAGGAATTTAAAGAAAAAATGAAGCATTTTAAAAACCCTTTTGAAAGTAAAAAAAGTCCATCGATTTTTATAAAAGATGTGATTAAAAATACAAATTTAGCTACAATTTTACAAAAAGATTTTGTGGATAGAAAATGA
- a CDS encoding nucleotidyltransferase family protein, whose product MNIESLKLSVNSSIEKALEIIGKERVRLGVVVGKKGEFLGIISDSNIRKALINGKTLKSNIKEIYTKNPITIAENTSKQKLLELSAKTDIYDFPVLNKKGEVVSIRSISSLLSTKKLPFYVILMAGGLGSRLKELTKETPKPMLKVGKKPILENIIQRLHAQGFEKFIFCVNYKRQIIEDYFKKGAEFDVSISYVKERKKLGTAGALSLIKHKMEQSFVVMNADILTELDFNELLKAHQKSGALMSVCVREFHQQVPYGVIKQKNGFITHIEEKPMQSFLVSAGIYVCEPQILELLAKNTYLDMPELIEKVMQKGRVNTFLIEDYWIDIGRLEEFKRANDEIKE is encoded by the coding sequence ATGAATATTGAAAGTTTAAAACTAAGTGTAAATTCTAGCATAGAAAAAGCCCTTGAGATTATAGGAAAAGAGAGGGTTAGGCTTGGCGTAGTGGTAGGTAAAAAGGGGGAATTTTTAGGAATCATTTCGGATTCTAACATTAGAAAAGCTTTGATTAATGGCAAAACCTTAAAGAGCAATATTAAAGAAATTTATACCAAAAATCCCATTACCATAGCAGAAAATACAAGCAAACAAAAGCTTTTAGAATTAAGTGCTAAGACGGATATTTACGATTTTCCTGTTTTAAATAAAAAGGGAGAGGTCGTTTCTATCCGCTCTATTTCTTCACTTTTAAGCACGAAAAAACTCCCCTTTTATGTTATTTTAATGGCAGGAGGGCTTGGCTCACGCCTTAAAGAGCTGACCAAAGAAACGCCAAAACCTATGCTAAAGGTTGGTAAAAAGCCTATTTTAGAAAATATTATTCAAAGACTTCACGCACAAGGTTTTGAGAAATTCATTTTTTGCGTGAATTATAAAAGGCAAATTATTGAGGATTATTTCAAAAAGGGTGCAGAATTTGATGTAAGCATTTCTTATGTGAAAGAGCGTAAAAAGCTAGGAACGGCAGGGGCTTTAAGTCTCATAAAGCATAAAATGGAGCAAAGTTTTGTTGTGATGAATGCGGACATTTTAACAGAACTTGATTTTAACGAGCTTTTAAAAGCACATCAAAAAAGCGGAGCATTGATGAGCGTTTGTGTGAGAGAATTTCATCAGCAAGTGCCTTATGGGGTGATTAAGCAAAAAAATGGCTTTATCACACACATCGAGGAAAAGCCTATGCAAAGCTTTTTAGTTAGTGCGGGTATTTATGTGTGTGAGCCGCAAATTTTGGAGCTTTTAGCTAAAAATACCTACCTTGATATGCCAGAGCTTATAGAAAAAGTGATGCAAAAGGGTCGCGTGAATACCTTTTTGATAGAAGATTATTGGATTGATATAGGCAGACTTGAGGAATTTAAAAGGGCAAATGATGAAATCAAAGAATAA
- a CDS encoding N-acetyl sugar amidotransferase has product MRYCDYCVMPDTRPGIKFSLDEKGKNICSACINHQNKDKIDYKARFKELEALCDKHRRRNGKFEYDCAIAVSGGKDSHFQVHIMKEKLGMNPVLFSVEDNFTMTEAGKKNLRNISEEFGCHLITLKPDIKTQKKVMLKTFEKYGKPTWFLDRLIYSYPFGMALKFNTPLLVYGENVSYEYGGGDAVETPSAKGIFLNGVASDIDLSEFLDDEIKEENLQLFFDPSKDDLEKLEPIYLSYFIKWNSYQNYIFAKKRGFCDLQGEWDRTHTAENFDQVDSIAYIVHAWMKYPKFGHAMSSDYAARFVRYGLLSREEAVQIVKKKDHNLDNRCVEDFCNFVGISKTKFWQIIEKHYNKELFYQNEFGEFKLKNELK; this is encoded by the coding sequence ATGCGATATTGTGATTACTGCGTTATGCCAGATACGCGTCCGGGGATTAAATTTAGCCTTGATGAAAAGGGTAAAAATATCTGTTCTGCTTGTATCAATCATCAAAATAAAGATAAAATCGACTATAAAGCACGCTTTAAAGAGCTTGAAGCCCTTTGTGATAAGCATCGTCGCCGTAATGGTAAATTTGAGTATGATTGTGCGATTGCTGTAAGTGGGGGGAAGGATAGTCATTTTCAAGTGCATATTATGAAAGAAAAATTAGGTATGAATCCTGTGCTTTTTAGTGTGGAGGATAATTTCACAATGACTGAAGCTGGGAAGAAAAACTTACGAAATATTAGCGAGGAATTTGGCTGTCATCTCATCACGCTTAAGCCTGACATTAAAACGCAAAAAAAAGTGATGTTAAAAACCTTTGAGAAATATGGCAAACCGACTTGGTTTTTAGATAGGCTCATTTATAGTTATCCTTTTGGTATGGCTTTGAAATTTAACACGCCCTTGCTTGTGTATGGGGAAAATGTGAGTTATGAATACGGCGGAGGGGACGCAGTGGAAACTCCTAGTGCTAAGGGCATTTTTCTAAACGGCGTAGCAAGTGATATAGACCTAAGTGAGTTTTTAGATGATGAGATAAAAGAGGAAAATTTACAGCTTTTCTTCGACCCTAGCAAGGACGATTTAGAGAAGCTTGAGCCTATATATTTGAGTTATTTTATAAAGTGGAATTCGTATCAAAATTATATTTTTGCGAAAAAGCGTGGTTTTTGCGATTTGCAAGGCGAGTGGGATAGAACGCACACGGCAGAAAATTTTGACCAAGTTGATAGCATAGCTTATATCGTGCATGCGTGGATGAAATATCCTAAATTTGGGCATGCTATGAGTAGTGATTATGCAGCGCGTTTTGTGAGGTATGGATTACTAAGCCGTGAGGAAGCGGTGCAAATCGTCAAAAAGAAAGACCATAATTTAGATAATCGTTGTGTGGAGGATTTTTGTAATTTTGTAGGCATTTCAAAAACAAAATTTTGGCAAATTATAGAAAAACATTACAATAAGGAGCTTTTTTATCAAAATGAATTTGGGGAATTTAAGCTTAAAAACGAGCTTAAATAG
- a CDS encoding methyltransferase domain-containing protein yields MQNSLSAYTKKYDDLNYGLSFADGHIVRFYERILKYKLDFKAGNMLDFGCGNGVHSAFFKSKGYQCFGVDIVPSLKQAYEKLVGGGGGCKIIQPNASLVGLFEEKMNLILANQSLYYLPKNTLVQNMDEFYEMSEKGAVFFATMMSEKNYYFKHAGKEDSQGLRKVVLEGRLNETSYIHFVKNATDLKELFKPFKCLYLGEYDPIYFYEFEGSAHHFIYVGVKE; encoded by the coding sequence ATGCAAAATTCTTTATCAGCTTATACAAAAAAATATGATGATTTAAATTACGGACTTAGTTTTGCCGATGGGCATATTGTAAGATTTTATGAGAGAATTTTAAAATACAAGCTTGATTTTAAAGCGGGGAATATGCTTGATTTTGGTTGCGGAAATGGTGTGCATAGTGCCTTTTTTAAAAGCAAGGGCTATCAATGCTTTGGTGTGGATATAGTGCCAAGCTTAAAGCAAGCTTATGAAAAACTTGTTGGGGGGGGGGGGGGGTGTAAGATTATCCAGCCTAATGCCAGTCTCGTGGGACTTTTTGAGGAAAAGATGAATTTAATTTTAGCAAATCAAAGTCTTTATTATTTACCTAAAAACACTTTAGTGCAAAATATGGACGAGTTTTATGAAATGAGCGAAAAGGGGGCTGTATTTTTTGCGACGATGATGAGCGAGAAAAATTATTATTTCAAACACGCAGGAAAAGAGGACTCGCAAGGGCTTAGAAAGGTTGTTTTAGAGGGTAGGCTTAATGAGACAAGTTATATTCATTTTGTCAAAAATGCGACAGATTTGAAAGAGCTTTTTAAGCCTTTTAAATGCTTATATTTGGGAGAGTATGACCCGATTTATTTTTATGAATTTGAGGGTAGTGCGCATCATTTTATTTATGTAGGGGTTAAAGAGTGA
- the neuB gene encoding N-acetylneuraminate synthase, which produces MKKVLIIAEAGVNHNGDLNLAKKLIEQAAKAGADVVKFQTFKAKDCVSVSAKKAKYQLESTTKEESQLEMIKKLELSYESHFELIEHCKKHHIVFLSTPFDLRSVEFLRELDLPYFKIPSGEITNLPYLKAVAKCKKKVFLSTGMANLGEIEAALEILRKNGTKKITLLHCNTEYPTPFEDVNLNAIKTLREAFKLEVGYSDHTEGIVASLGAVALGAVVIEKHFTLDKTMEGPDHRASLEFEELKALCKGVRELEKALGSGIKKASKSEAKNKIIARKSLVARCAIQKGEKFSIENLTTKRPGNGISAMRYEEYLGKRALKTYKKDELINE; this is translated from the coding sequence GTGAAAAAAGTGCTTATCATCGCAGAAGCAGGGGTGAATCATAATGGAGATTTAAACTTAGCGAAAAAACTCATCGAACAAGCCGCAAAAGCAGGGGCTGATGTGGTGAAATTTCAAACCTTTAAAGCAAAGGATTGCGTCAGTGTGAGTGCGAAAAAGGCAAAATATCAGCTAGAAAGCACTACTAAGGAGGAAAGCCAACTTGAGATGATAAAAAAACTCGAGCTTTCTTACGAGTCGCATTTTGAGCTTATAGAGCATTGTAAAAAGCATCATATCGTTTTTTTATCCACGCCTTTTGATTTAAGAAGTGTGGAGTTTTTAAGAGAGCTTGATTTGCCTTATTTTAAAATTCCAAGTGGAGAAATTACGAATTTACCTTATCTAAAAGCGGTGGCAAAATGTAAAAAAAAGGTGTTTTTATCCACAGGTATGGCAAATTTGGGTGAGATTGAAGCTGCCCTTGAAATTTTACGCAAAAACGGCACGAAAAAGATCACGCTTTTACATTGTAATACCGAATATCCAACGCCTTTTGAAGATGTAAATTTAAACGCGATTAAAACTTTAAGAGAGGCTTTCAAACTTGAGGTGGGGTATTCAGACCATACTGAGGGTATCGTGGCGTCTTTGGGTGCGGTAGCTTTGGGTGCTGTGGTGATAGAAAAGCATTTTACCCTAGATAAGACGATGGAAGGACCTGACCATAGGGCGAGTTTGGAATTTGAAGAGTTAAAGGCACTGTGTAAGGGTGTAAGAGAGCTTGAAAAGGCTTTAGGAAGTGGCATAAAAAAAGCAAGTAAAAGCGAAGCGAAAAATAAAATCATCGCTAGAAAAAGCTTGGTGGCAAGATGTGCAATTCAAAAAGGTGAGAAATTTAGCATAGAGAATTTAACGACAAAACGCCCCGGAAACGGCATAAGTGCGATGCGTTATGAGGAGTATCTAGGAAAAAGGGCGTTAAAAACCTACAAAAAAGATGAGCTTATCAATGAATAG